In the genome of Microcoleus vaginatus PCC 9802, the window GACACCTTCTGTCATGCTAGTAATCACAGAACGGTAGCGTTCCTCACTTTCCTGTAATTGACTCAGGAGAATGTTTTTGGCATCAAACTCTGAAGCCAGATGCAGGCTGCTTGCCAGAAACCCGGCCATCAGTTGTAAGGTATGAATATCTGACTCTGTAAAGGCACAGGGTGTAGCTGAAACAACTTTTAAGACGCCAACCCGATCGTCCTGATAGAACAAGGGAACAACCACCATTGACCGCAGACCAATGCGCCCACAGGCAGCCCGATCCACCCGTTCATCGGTTTCTGAATCCTCGCAAAGCATGATTTGGCCGGTCGCAATACATTTTCCCGATAAACTTGTCCCTACTTTGAGCCGTAATCCAACATACGGGGTGACGATACCGCTGGCTGCCCGATACACCAATTCATCCCCTTCAACCATTTCAATCACCGCTCCATCGGCGCGGGTCAAATCTTGAGTCCTCTCTGTAATCACCGCCATCACTGCATCCAGGTTAGGATTGCGGATGGCGATTTCCTGTTGGGTGGCAATCACCACAGCCCGACGCTGGAACTCTTGCTGTAATAATGCTTCTGCTTGCTTGCGAGCGGTGATATCCTTCATAAAGCAGTGATGTCCGATCGATCGCTCCTGCGAGTCGTAGGCTGCCAACAGCACCACCTGCTTGTAAAAGATCGAGCCATCTTTCCTGATACCCCGGGCCTCAACCTCCACTCGACCCTCGGCTAGCATTTTTTGATAAGCCGCCATCATCCTGTCGCAGTCTTCGGGATAAACTGTTTTCTGCCAATTCATACCAACCATTTCTTCAGGCTGATAACCTGCTATATTCGCGTAGGCTTGATTAACGGTGATGTACCGTCCGAAAATATCCAGCCGCGAGATGCCCTCAACGGCATTAGCAAGAGCTGTACTCAATTCTCTGAGTTCTGTTTCTGCTTGGACAAGATCCGTAATGTCTTGAAATGTACCAAACAACCGAATGACTTTTCCCTCTGCATTGAGTTGGGCTTGCCCTCTAGCTTCGGTATGGCGGAGAGAACCATTCGGGCGCACGATTCTGAGGCGCAATAGATAAGGCTGCCCGTGAGTGAGTGCTCGTTGAACTACCAGGTGTAGGTGTTTGGCACTTGCGGGATGGTAAAGCCGCAGGTTTTCTTCATAAGTAGGTTCGCCTAGGGCGCTGTCGCGTCCCACAATCTCAAAGAGTTCGGGAGACCAGGTAATTTTACCCGTAATTACGTCCCATTCCCAGTTACCGATGTGGGCCACCCGCTGGGCTTCTGACAACCGGGTTTGACTCTTTTGCAGGGCTGTTTCTGTGTGCTGGCGGTCGGTAATGTCCTTTTCGTTCACGAGCAACATCGGGTTGCCTGTTACCGGGTCGTCGGTACACCGCACGTCCATCCTATGCCAGCGCATTCCCGCCACAGTAATCACTTGAGCCTCCGTGCTAAATACCTCACCGGACTTAAGAACTGCCATTGCTCGCTCTCCTACCTGAGAGTCAACAAAGCGGCTCACAAAAGCATTATCTGTCGCAGATCCCGGGTGCAGCGCCTCCCCGTAACAGCGCAACGCCGCCGGGTTTTGCAGCAGTGGCACACCTTCGAGGGTGTACAGCGAAACCATCAGTGTCGTGTGTCGGAGTGCCTCGATCGATCGCAGGGTTTCCGGCTCGATTTGATGAGCGGTTTTGACCGTACCCTCGACCAGGATTGCCAAACCCCCGCTATCCATCCTGATCCCAGAGCACCGACAGCCGACAGAAACAGGCTGACCGCCCGGATAAAACGTCCACTGCTCGGACAAGGTTTGGCCTTGCTCAAACTGCTGCAGATAGCTCTGCAAGCGAATCCGACTAAACTCTGACAACATATCCCTAAAGTTGTGGCTCGCGAGTTGCTGGCGCGTGGAAGCATCCCACAGGTACAAGGATGCTTGGTTGGCCCACCGGATTTGCCAATGCTCAATATCAAATATCCAGATCGGGTTTTGCAACAAGTCAAAGGCTTTGAGGTGGACAATATCCCCGCTCAGGGAACAGGCAAACTCTGGTTGTAGACAATTTTGATGATGATTGACTCTTGGCGCGCTTTCTGTATTGGGATCAGTTTGATTCGGTTCTGTTTCGAGTTCCGGCGGTTGATTTGGCCCCAGCACCGGGCGGTGAAATTCCAAGTGCCGCATCCTCAACCCGATGTGCATTGCAACCTGTTGCAGGATCTGAACGTCGAGAGGTTCCCACTGACGCGGACTTCGGCAGTGATGAGCAATCAACAGTCCCCAAAGCTTCGGAGATTGCTGCTGTTTGCCATCTAGCAAGATTGGCGCAACTAAATTTGCCTGAACTTGGAGGCGCTCGAGCAATTCTACATAACAAGCTTGAAGATGACCGCTGGGAATATCAGAAATGCTGCTCGTTTGTCCCTGGCTGTAACGCTCTACCCAGGTAGCTTCCAAGCAAGGAGCATAAATCAGTTTTCCTAGGATTCGCGGCCACTGGGCATCAACCGATTCAGCCCATACTACGCCATTTCCTTTTGGTAGGAAGCGATAAATAATCAGGCGATCGGTTTCCAGCAGCACCCTGGTTTCTTCTAGCGCACATTGCAAAATTGTCTCCAGCTCCCCGAAATCGTTGATTTGAAGTGCAATTTCAGAATTTTTTTCTAGGATTTTCTCTAACGACCAAGAGAAAGTCTGTTTTGTAGACATCTCCGTGTTCCTTTTTTTTTAAGCTATTTGTTACTATTCTAGCCCGCAACAAATAAATAAATATAATATTTTTTTAAATCCTAAAAGTCTGTTGTTGGATTTATCAAAAAACACTACTTGACTTGTGTTAAAAAATTTGGTAATACTACAACTCCTTGTTTTTTAGAATTTAGCCCATAATCTAAACTCTCCTGTATTTGTTTTGCCTTTTCTACGCCGTTTCTTTTATAATTATGATCGGAAACCTCCTGCACCAACTCTAACAAATTATGATTGAGTTAGCGAATTTATAATCAAATATCTAAAAATTAACCCTGTAGAAGTTTTATAATTGAATAATTATGTTTTGAATTTTAGTAAACTAGAG includes:
- a CDS encoding diguanylate cyclase, translating into MSTKQTFSWSLEKILEKNSEIALQINDFGELETILQCALEETRVLLETDRLIIYRFLPKGNGVVWAESVDAQWPRILGKLIYAPCLEATWVERYSQGQTSSISDIPSGHLQACYVELLERLQVQANLVAPILLDGKQQQSPKLWGLLIAHHCRSPRQWEPLDVQILQQVAMHIGLRMRHLEFHRPVLGPNQPPELETEPNQTDPNTESAPRVNHHQNCLQPEFACSLSGDIVHLKAFDLLQNPIWIFDIEHWQIRWANQASLYLWDASTRQQLASHNFRDMLSEFSRIRLQSYLQQFEQGQTLSEQWTFYPGGQPVSVGCRCSGIRMDSGGLAILVEGTVKTAHQIEPETLRSIEALRHTTLMVSLYTLEGVPLLQNPAALRCYGEALHPGSATDNAFVSRFVDSQVGERAMAVLKSGEVFSTEAQVITVAGMRWHRMDVRCTDDPVTGNPMLLVNEKDITDRQHTETALQKSQTRLSEAQRVAHIGNWEWDVITGKITWSPELFEIVGRDSALGEPTYEENLRLYHPASAKHLHLVVQRALTHGQPYLLRLRIVRPNGSLRHTEARGQAQLNAEGKVIRLFGTFQDITDLVQAETELRELSTALANAVEGISRLDIFGRYITVNQAYANIAGYQPEEMVGMNWQKTVYPEDCDRMMAAYQKMLAEGRVEVEARGIRKDGSIFYKQVVLLAAYDSQERSIGHHCFMKDITARKQAEALLQQEFQRRAVVIATQQEIAIRNPNLDAVMAVITERTQDLTRADGAVIEMVEGDELVYRAASGIVTPYVGLRLKVGTSLSGKCIATGQIMLCEDSETDERVDRAACGRIGLRSMVVVPLFYQDDRVGVLKVVSATPCAFTESDIHTLQLMAGFLASSLHLASEFDAKNILLSQLQESEERYRSVITSMTEGVVLQLANGQITACNASAERILGLTPEQMMGRTSVDLDWRIVREDGQPFPGQQHPAILTLRTGQGRSNVVMGIHKSDKTLTWISINSQPLFHLNQSQPYAVVTTFADITERKRADEMLRHRAERERLIATTDGLTQVANRRCFDERLQSEWHRLMLQGKQQLSLIMLDVDYFKRYNDCYGHQAGDTCLVKVAKAAAAAVKRSTDLFVRYGGEEFAAILPSTDAAGAIAVAESMRQAIRHLAIPHEQSDVSAIVTVSMGIATVIPCLGTSPDELVAFADRALYDAKRQGRDRYASNANPMRAEDFNAVVE